From a single Theropithecus gelada isolate Dixy chromosome 10, Tgel_1.0, whole genome shotgun sequence genomic region:
- the CCDC134 gene encoding coiled-coil domain-containing protein 134 isoform X1: MDLLQFLAFLFVLLLSGTGATGTLRTSLDPSLEIYKKMFEVKRREQLLALKNLAQLNDIHQQYKILDVMLKGLFKVLEDSRTVLTAADVLPDGPFPQDEKLKDAFSHVVENTAFFGDVVLRFPRIVHYYFDHNSNWNLLIRWGISFCNQTGVFDQGPHSPILSLMAQELGISEKDSDFQNPFKIDRTEFIPSTDPFQKALREEEKRRKKEEKRKEIRKGPRISRSQSEL; the protein is encoded by the exons ATGGACCTTCTTCAGTTCCTGGCCTTCCTCTTTGTCTTGCTTTTGTCTGGGACGGGAGCCACAGGCACCTTGAGGACTTCCCTGGACCCAAGCCTGGAGATCT ACAAGAAGATGTTTGAGGTGAAGCGGCGGGAGCAGCTGTTGGCACTGAAGAACCTGGCACAGCTGAACGACATCCATCAGCAGTACAAGATCCTTGATGTAATGCTCAAGGGGCTCTTTAAG GTGCTGGAGGACTCCCGGACAGTGCTCACTGCTGCTGATGTGCTCCCAGATGGGCCCTTCCCCCAGGACGAGAAGCTAAAGGATG CTTTCTCCCACGTGGTGGAGAACACGGCCTTCTTCGGCGATGTGGTGCTGCGCTTCCCGAGGATTGTGCACTATTACTTTGACCACAACTCCAACTGGAACCTCCTCATCCGCTGGGGCATCAGTTTCTGCAACCAGACGGGCGTCTTCGACCAGGGGCCCCACTCGCCCATCCTCAGCCTG ATGGCTCAGGAACTGGGAATCAGTGAGAAAGACTCCGACTTCCAGAACCCATTTAAAATCGACCGCACAGAG tTCATTCCCAGCACTGACCCTTTCCAGAAGGCcctgagagaagaagagaaacgccggaagaaagaggagaagcgGAAAGAGATCCGAAAAGGCCCGAGGATCTCCAGATCCCAGTCTGAGTTATAG
- the CCDC134 gene encoding coiled-coil domain-containing protein 134 isoform X2: protein MDLLQFLAFLFVLLLSGTGATGTLRTSLDPSLEIYKKMFEVKRREQLLALKNLAQLNDIHQQYKILDVMLKGLFKFIPSTDPFQKALREEEKRRKKEEKRKEIRKGPRISRSQSEL from the exons ATGGACCTTCTTCAGTTCCTGGCCTTCCTCTTTGTCTTGCTTTTGTCTGGGACGGGAGCCACAGGCACCTTGAGGACTTCCCTGGACCCAAGCCTGGAGATCT ACAAGAAGATGTTTGAGGTGAAGCGGCGGGAGCAGCTGTTGGCACTGAAGAACCTGGCACAGCTGAACGACATCCATCAGCAGTACAAGATCCTTGATGTAATGCTCAAGGGGCTCTTTAAG tTCATTCCCAGCACTGACCCTTTCCAGAAGGCcctgagagaagaagagaaacgccggaagaaagaggagaagcgGAAAGAGATCCGAAAAGGCCCGAGGATCTCCAGATCCCAGTCTGAGTTATAG